One Babylonia areolata isolate BAREFJ2019XMU chromosome 27, ASM4173473v1, whole genome shotgun sequence DNA window includes the following coding sequences:
- the LOC143301231 gene encoding uncharacterized protein LOC143301231 has translation MWTIALASVLLCAMAESTLAESAVHPCRRQCVSGEVMTCHYNFTLEWYRTLNKACYDCPFNVTDCYREECIAGDGKVRLVLAVNRQVPGPAIEVCEGDMVEVRVTNMLEDGLSTSIHWHGQHVFREAYFDGVGQVTQCNIQHQETFVYKFHAGPEGTHWYHAHTGMQLADGAFGPVIVRQPAGHDLNDNLYDQDLSEHVMMVYNWHPVLSMEYYLNLMYAYDPFSPQSVMVNGRARHYNVTNSRRFFDSNLTHAQTPPEVVHVRKGERYRLRFISASPACPLQVSVDQHQLTVISVDGMPVVPRVLDAFIIHPGERYDVVLNAQGAVTNYWLRVLGLGDCEGPKANGMAVVRYEGAGQEDPPGDPSLQRDGILLNPILYDGNRPEYGFNRTKILTDDLRYILKTNYTDEQVDVKYFIGMDFNNNDNTKYNNKDLYPVQSLKPQMFHATPVMDNITFITPPVPPISQREDVDEAWFCNRSTLQNPEACLTEDLCMCVHVIHVPLDKVVELIVFHEGRFFAELGHNMHLHGHSFRLLGLEKLGESLNRTYVEDLDRLGQLKRNFLSPSVRDTVNVPDGGYVVLRFLANNPGLWFFHCHTDSHLQQGMALLIKVGELSDLPPVPADFPRCGGMGYSNANRRQPTRTCPVNSAGGGPQVSVLLLSVLCVMLGMF, from the exons ATGTGGACCATTGCTTTGGCGAGTGTCCTTTTGTGTGCCATGGCAGAGTCGACGTTGGCAG AGTCTGCCGTCCACCCGTGCAGAAGACAGTGTGTGTCCGGGGAAGTGATGACGTGCCACTACAACTTCACCCTGGAGTGGTACAGGACTCTGAACAAG GCGTGCTATGACTGCCCCTTCAACGTGACTGACTGCTACAGGGAGGAGTGCATCGCTGGTGACGGCAAGGTGCGTCTGGTGTTGGCCGTCAATAGACAGGTGCCCGGACCGGCCATTGAG gtgtgtgaaggggatatggtggaggtgagggtgacCAACATGCTGGAAGATGGACTGTCCACCTCCATACATTGGCACGGGCAACACGTCTTCCGAGAGGCCTACTTTGACGGGGTGGGTCAGGTCACCCAGTGCAACATCCAGCACCAGGAGACATTTGT GTACAAGTTCCACGCGGGCCCGGAAGGCACGCACTGGTACCACGCGCACACGGGCATGCAGCTGGCTGACGGCGCCTTCGGGCCTGTGATCGTGCGGCAGCCCGCCGGCCATGACCTGAACGACAACCTGTACGACCAGGACCTGAGCGAGCACGTGATGATGGTGTACAACTGGCACCCCGTGCTGTCCATGGAATACTACCTCAACCTCATGTACGCCTATGACCCCTTCTCCCCCCAGTCCGTCATGGTCAACGGGCGCGCGCGCCACTACAACGTCACCAACTCTCGACGGTTCTTTGACAGCAACCTGACGCATGCGCAGACGCCACCGGAAGTGGTGCACGTGCGGAAAGGGGAACGTTATCGTCTGCGGTTTATCTCGGCGTCCCCTGCTTGTCCCTTGCAG GTGTCTGTGGACCAACACCAGCTGACGGTCATCAGTGTGGACGGTATGCCGGTGGTACCCCGGGTGCTGGATGCCTTCATTATCCACCCgg GAGAGCGGTACGACGTGGTGCTGAATGCACAAGGGGCGGTGACCAACTACTGGCTGCGAGTTTTGGGGCTGGGCGACTGCGAGGGTCCCAAAGCCAACGGGATGGCCGTCGTCCGTTATGAGGGAGCCGGGCAGGAGGACCCCCCTGGTGACCCCTCCCTGCAGAGAGACGGCATt CTGCTGAATCCCATACTCTATGACGGGAACAGGCCAGAGTATGGGTTTAACCGCACGAAAATACTGACTGACGATCTGCGCTATATACTGAAAACCAACTACACTGACGAACAGGTGGATGTCAAGTACTTTATAG GAATGGacttcaacaacaatgacaacaccaagTACAACAACAAAGATCTCTATCCCGTGCAGAGCTTGAAACCTCAAATGTTTCATGCCACGCCCGTTATGGACAAC ATCACCTTCATCACGCCCCCTGTGCCGCCCATCAGTCAGAGGGAGGACGTGGACGAGGCGTGGTTCTGTAACCGCTCCACCCTGCAGAACCCTGAGGCCTGTCTGACGGAggatctgtgcatgtgtgtgcacgtgatacACGTTCCACTGGACAAG GTTGTGGAACTGATTGTTTTTCACGAAGGTCGCTTCTTCGCTGAGCTGGGCCACAACATGCATCTTCATGGACACAGTTTCCGTCTACTGGGTTTGGAAAAG cTAGGGGAGTCTCTGAACCGGACTTACGTGGAGGACCTGGACAGACTAGGACAGCTGAAGAGGAACTTCCTCAGTCCGTCCGTGCGGGACACGGTCAACGTGCCTGATGGGGGCTACGTCGTCCTCAGGTTTCTCGCCAACAACCCAG GACTCTGGTTCTTCCACTGCCACACCGACAGTCACCTGCAGCAAGGGATGGCACTCTTGATCAAGGTGGGCGAGCTGTCAGACTTACCTCCCGTGCCTGCCGACTTTCCCCgctgtggggggatggggtacAGTAATGCCAACCGTCGCCAGCCAACACGCACCTGCCCCGTTAATTCTGCAGGGGGTGGTCCTCAGGTCTCCGTCCTCCtgctctctgtcctctgtgtgatGCTGGGAATGTTCTAG
- the LOC143301190 gene encoding large ribosomal subunit protein eL22-like, which produces MAPVKTTKRPGKQSAGKGKKKKTTLRFQVDCTHPVEDGIMDVGDFEKYLHARIKVEGKTSNFGSVVALERNKNKITLTSEIPFSKRYLKYLTKKYLKKNNLRDWLRVVASSKEAFELRYFQINQDEEEEEGDD; this is translated from the exons GTCAAGACAACCAAGCGACCGGGCAAGCAGTCGGCCggcaaagggaagaagaagaagaccactctACGCTTCCAGGTTGACTGCACCCACCCTGTAGAAGATGGAATCATGGATGTTGGCGACTTT gAAAAGTACCTGCACGCACGCATCAAGGTAGAAGGGAAGACCAGCAACTTTGGCAGTGTGGTGGCCCTGGAGCGCAACAAAAACAAGATCACTCTGACCTCAGAAATCCCCTTTTCCAAACG gtACCTGAAGTACCTGACTAAGAAGTACCTGAAGAAGAACAACCTGCGTGACTGGCTGCGAGTGGTGGCCAGCTCCAAGGAGGCCTTCGAGCTCCGCTACTTCCAGATCAaccaggacgaggaggaggaggagggagacgatTAA